Proteins encoded together in one Quercus lobata isolate SW786 chromosome 3, ValleyOak3.0 Primary Assembly, whole genome shotgun sequence window:
- the LOC115982793 gene encoding TMV resistance protein N-like, with protein MTVIDIILYYGSPLSNANANKGLPFEGPGIKCYYTQIDHRLKTLNDLKMIVMEELCLNPALHDIQMIFRSPHEVLKHQINYKYMAIEADKHVKIMFDKMERIAQVSAIELYIKLELHAEVGAEEIQQTTTSLQVTVLDAQYESFTHVEDDDDDEDYVDDIAINGEDFVNRDEYEEGIDRGDFEINIDNHEIATDVHADHIFDCGETNANNAISVQNIMNTIPTYTLPALSFSANTRANMEQRTIVQIPSMASLNNEGASPSSSTRRWEYAVYLSFRGKDTREGFTSHLYKALCNKGINTFIDDIDLSRGEEISKKLIQAIKNSSILVIVFSENYAESKWCLDELAEIVECREKDKEIQICPIFYNVDPSEIRNQYGNFGIALANHEKKFKNNEGKVQRWRDALRKAVNASGWHYKKGSATYKSESHFIQNIVEEISNAKLNWTPLYVAKYPIGINSRAEAIESLLDIGLDEFCVVGMYGLPGVGKTTIAKVVYNKIAKHFDGSSFLENVKENLGTNAGIIKLQKQLLNDILRDGKWKVGNSSKGITLIEETLCYKKVFLTLDDVDDSTPIENLLGKCDWFAPGSRVIITLRDRHLLTALKQKFCTTYKVKEFEVKQLNKRDALQLFNEHAFLGNKPHDEDYSKLATKFIDFSNGLPLALKIIARDLCGRAKKEWESALDLYNKIPNKDIQKMLRVSYDGLEDTEKDIFLDIACFFKGWDKDYVVKILNACKLHPGSGIPRLLNKCLITVDIFGRLSMHNLIQQMGREVVREQAPNILRKRSRLYCYEDSLEVLKGNKGSKKIRGIMLHSPQLVKVQLHTEAFKKMENLKFLIVENVHICKPLEFLPNKLILLKWPNYPFHWPSEYFPEQLVAIEMPHSHIRLPKLIKQECHIENLIDVNLREIFKFFQASSG; from the exons ATGACTGTAATTGATATAATCCTATACTACGGTAGTCCGCTTAGCAATGCCAATGCGAACAAGGGATTGCCTTTTGAAGGGCCGGGTATAAAGTGCTATTATACTCAAATTGATCATAGGTTGAAGACCCTTAATGATTTAAAGATGATAGTTATGGAAGAATTGTGTCTGAACCCTGCTTTACACGACATACAAATGATTTTTCGTTCTCCACATGAAGTCCTTAAGCATCAGATTAATTACAAGTATATGGCAATAGAAGCGGACAAACATGTGAAGATCATGTTTGACAAGATGGAGAGGATAGCCCAAGTAAGTGCTATTGAGTTGTACATAAAGTTGGAGTTGCATGCAGAAGTTGGCGCTGAGGAAATCCAACAAACAACCACAAGTTTACAAGTTACAGTTCTAGATGCTCAATATGAATCTTTTACACATgtagaggatgatgatgatgacgaagactatgttgatgatattgcCATTAATGGTGAAGATTTTGTCAATAGAGATGAGTATGAAGAGGGGATTGATCGAGGCGACTTTGAGATAAACATTGATAACCATGAAATTGCTACCGATGTTCATGCTGATCATATATTTGACTGTGGTGAAACTAATGCAAACAATGCTATTAGTGTCCAGAACATTATGAACACAATCCCTACGTACACACTTCCTGCCTTGTCATTCTCTGCAAATACTAGGGCAAACATGGAACAAAGAACAATTGTACAG ATCCCATCAATGGCTTCCTTGAATAATGAAGGAGCCAGCCCTTCTTCTTCCACTCGCCGATGGGAGTATGCTGTCTACTTGAGCTTTAGAGGTAAAGATACCCGCGAAGGTTTTACCAGCCACTTATATAAGGCTTTGTGCAACAAAGGCATTAACACCTTCATTGACGATATTGATCTTTCGAGGGGAGAAGAAATTTCGAAAAAGCTTATCCAAGCCATAAAAAATTCATCGATTTTGGTTATTGTCTTCTCTGAAAACTACGCAGAGTCTAAATGGTGCTTGGATGAGCTCGCTGAAATTGTTGAGTGTAGAGAAAAGGACAAGGAGATTCAAATTTGTCCAATTTTTTACAATGTTGATCCATCAGAAATACGAAATCAATATGGAAACTTTGGAATTGCACTAGCTAATCATGAAAAGAAGTTCAAGAATAACGAGGGCAAGGTGCAAAGGTGGAGGGATGCTCTAAGAAAAGCAGTTAATGCATCTGGATGGCATTATAAGAAAGG CAGCGCTACATATAAATCTGAATCTCACTtcatccaaaacattgttgaaGAGATATCAAATGCTAAATTAAATTGGACGCCGTTATATGTTGCTAAATACCCAATTGGAATAAATTCTCGTGCAGAGGCCATCGAGTCACTTTTAGATATTGGGTTAGATGAATTTTGTGTGGTAGGGATGTATGGCCTTCCTGGAGTAGGAAAGACTACAATCGCAAAAGttgtttataataaaattgcTAAACATTTTGATGGAAGCAGCTTTTTAGAGaatgttaaagaaaatttaggtACAAATGCTGGCATAATCAAACTACAAAAGCAACTTCTTAATGACATCTTAAGGGATGGAAAATGGAAAGTGGGCAACAGTTCTAAAGGAATCACTTTGATAGAGGAGACACTTTGCtataaaaaggtttttttaactcttgatgatgttgatgattcAACACCAATAGAAAATTTGCTAGGAAAATGTGATTGGTTTGCTCCTGGAAGTAGAGTCATTATAACATTAAGAGATAGACACTTGTTAACTGcccttaaacaaaaattttgtacaaCTTACAAGGTCAAGGAATTCGAGGTCAAGCAATTAAACAAACGTGATGCTCTTCAACTCTTTAATGAGCATGCCTTTCTTGGAAACAAACCTCATGATGAAGATTATTCTAAACTTGCAACTAAATTCATAGATTTTTCCAATGGTCTTCCACTAGCTCTAAAAATAATAGCTCGTGATTTGTGTGGAAGAGCTAAAAAAGAATGGGAAAGTGCATTAGATTTGTATaacaaaattccaaacaaaGACATTCAAAAAATGCTTAGAGTAAGTTATGATGGATTGGAAGACACCGAGAAAGATATTTTTCTcgatattgcatgtttcttcaaAGGATGGGACAAAGATTATGTTGTAAAGATATTAAATGCTTGTAAATTACATCCAGGTTCTGGTATTCCAAGACTTCTTAATAAGTGTCTCATAACTGTTGATATATTTGGTAGATTGTCAATGCATAACTTGATACAACAAATGGGTAGGGAAGTTGTTCGAGAACAAGCACCAAACATCCTTAGAAAACGTAGCAGGTTATATTGTTACGAGGATTCGCTTGAAGTACTAAAAGGAAATAAG GGATCAAAAAAAATTCGTGGCATAATGTTGCATTCGCCCCAACTAGTAAAAGTGCAACTACACACGGAAGCTTTCAAAAAGATGGAAAATCTCAAATTCCTAATAGTTGAGAATGTACATATTTGTAAACCACTTGAATTTCTTCCCAACAAGTTAATACTTCTTAAGTGGCCCAATTATCCTTTTCACTGGCCATCCGAATATTTTCCTGAACAACTTGTTGCTATTGAGATGCCACATAGTCACATTAGATTGCCAAAACTAATCAAACAG gAGTGTCATATAGAAAATTTGATAGATGTCAATCTCAGAG AAATCTTCAAATTCTTCCAAGCCAGCTCAGGTTGa
- the LOC115982797 gene encoding uncharacterized protein LOC115982797 isoform X2, translated as MTQLNLHGCEGIIELDLLMKPDYFPTLERIDLFRNNIVTVPESISRFPRLKSLYIRDCKLLREIQGLPHAKNCMLLDTQSPSGLLNQVIEIIRILPSRVCGRDILMDPQLTNYFPSKTEGAEYEDGDISMDAQFSNNFLSEIEGVEYEDGDIDRTIYFWGTGMPKWFNHQSVDNSIFFFVGRKFPKLAVCIVPGREFVCVSVHISINGYKKSENNLFLFSLTQRSLQRHLNKSNPTDQNLVEVSITYSKNGYSVKRLAVQEDDAVDYWPTSKKLWTF; from the exons ATGACGCAATTGAATCTCCATGGATGTGAAGGCATAATTGAATTAGATCTTTTGATGAAGCCTGATTACTTCCCCACATTGGAAAGAATAGATCTATTTAGAAACAATATTGTTACTGTCCCTGAAAGTATTAGCAGATTTCCCAGATTAAAATCACTTTATATTAGGGATTGCAAACTTCTTCGTGAAATTCAAGGACTTCCACATGCAAAGAATTGTATGTTGTTGGATACCCAATCACCAAGCGGGCTATTGAATCag GTAATAGAAATTATTCGGATTTTACCAAGTAGAGTATGTGGTAGGGACATATTAATGGATCCACAGTTAACCAATTACTTCCCATCTAAAACTGAGGGTGCTGAATATGAAGATGGGGACATATCAATGGATGCGCAATTCTCCAATAATTTCCTATCTGAAATTGAGGGCGTTGAATATGAAGATGGGGACATTGATCgtactatttatttttggggAACTGGGATGCCGAAATGGTTTAATCATCAAAGTGTTGATAATtccatatttttctttgttggtcGCAAATTTCCAAAACTGGCTGTCTGTATTGTTCCTGGACGAGAGTTTGTTTGTGTCTCTGTTCACATTTCCATCAATGGTTATAAAAAATCAG AAAataatctatttttattttctttaactcAAAGGTCTCTGCAGAGACATTTGAATAAATCAAATCCAACTGACCAGAATCTTGTTGAGGTTTCAATTACATATAGCAAGAATGGGTATTCTGTAAAAAG GTTGGCGGTCCAAGAAGATGATGCTGTTGATTACTGGCCAACTTCGAAGAAACTGTGGACATTTTGA
- the LOC115982797 gene encoding uncharacterized protein LOC115982797 isoform X1: MTQLNLHGCEGIIELDLLMKPDYFPTLERIDLFRNNIVTVPESISRFPRLKSLYIRDCKLLREIQGLPHAKNCMLLDTQSPSGLLNQVIEIIRILPSRVCGRDILMDPQLTNYFPSKTEGAEYEDGDISMDAQFSNNFLSEIEGVEYEDGDIDRTIYFWGTGMPKWFNHQSVDNSIFFFVGRKFPKLAVCIVPGREFVCVSVHISINGYKKSGLYFRGLSRFTRKMPHLFDEFKFFLAENNLFLFSLTQRSLQRHLNKSNPTDQNLVEVSITYSKNGYSVKRLAVQEDDAVDYWPTSKKLWTF; this comes from the exons ATGACGCAATTGAATCTCCATGGATGTGAAGGCATAATTGAATTAGATCTTTTGATGAAGCCTGATTACTTCCCCACATTGGAAAGAATAGATCTATTTAGAAACAATATTGTTACTGTCCCTGAAAGTATTAGCAGATTTCCCAGATTAAAATCACTTTATATTAGGGATTGCAAACTTCTTCGTGAAATTCAAGGACTTCCACATGCAAAGAATTGTATGTTGTTGGATACCCAATCACCAAGCGGGCTATTGAATCag GTAATAGAAATTATTCGGATTTTACCAAGTAGAGTATGTGGTAGGGACATATTAATGGATCCACAGTTAACCAATTACTTCCCATCTAAAACTGAGGGTGCTGAATATGAAGATGGGGACATATCAATGGATGCGCAATTCTCCAATAATTTCCTATCTGAAATTGAGGGCGTTGAATATGAAGATGGGGACATTGATCgtactatttatttttggggAACTGGGATGCCGAAATGGTTTAATCATCAAAGTGTTGATAATtccatatttttctttgttggtcGCAAATTTCCAAAACTGGCTGTCTGTATTGTTCCTGGACGAGAGTTTGTTTGTGTCTCTGTTCACATTTCCATCAATGGTTATAAAAAATCAGGTTTGTATTTTCGAGGTTTGTCTAGATTTACAAGAAAGATGCCACATTTATTTGATGAGTTCAAATTTTTCCTTGCAGAAAataatctatttttattttctttaactcAAAGGTCTCTGCAGAGACATTTGAATAAATCAAATCCAACTGACCAGAATCTTGTTGAGGTTTCAATTACATATAGCAAGAATGGGTATTCTGTAAAAAG GTTGGCGGTCCAAGAAGATGATGCTGTTGATTACTGGCCAACTTCGAAGAAACTGTGGACATTTTGA